The Vicia villosa cultivar HV-30 ecotype Madison, WI unplaced genomic scaffold, Vvil1.0 ctg.000470F_1_1, whole genome shotgun sequence genomic interval AAGAATAGAGTATAATAGAGAACACAatgaaaacaagaagaacaacaaggattagttataactgttattctttattttttcttaGAAACAAACTTACAAGTGTTACGAGAATAACAAATAACTTTCTCACCCTAAATAATGATTTGCAGTATACAATgttgagagactagtatgttatttataataaacctaacgtACTAAACGAATGAGTTTTTTCACAAATACtcattacaagctaacttaaacaactGGACATGACAAACAGAGCCAATTCAAAATAGTAACAACCCTACCATTTCAACcaccacatactagaacacacttcgactacaatATATAGGTCTTCGACACCAACATGTAAACATACTTCAACCAACATGCATAAAACTGTCGAAACAGAACCTACCCTTCGATTCACTATAGTTTAATCCAATAACTCACTGATAAACTCATaaaaaaaactttgaaaaaaTCAAAGTCTAATCATTATAAACAACTCTTTTTAAGATGAAAATAGTTGAAAAACCGTGTATAGAATTAGTGAAAGACTTAGAATTAGAATTAAGTTAGCGATGAATTAGTTACCATTAATATTTCTGACTTTGAATTTAGCGATAAATTTAGTGCCACTGTATAGTTAACTAATATTAGTAATAGAAAATGATAATAGAAAATTGACATAGGATGTGTCATCTTGGCATCTTTACCCACGAACATTACAATGTTTACCTCCTATCACCAAAAATAtagatgagaaatattagaaaaaccattgtttaaaaatatgttgAAAAACTAAACGAATCTTTGTATATTTTAATGGTTACctatattttatttagtaatGCCATTATGACAGGGGGAGACAAACTGCAATATTTTAACCAAGTAATGCTGGCCAGCTTTTATAAATTGTTAAACATATTTTAACAAATCACATGCATACTTTTTTTTTATAGTCACCCATATGTATGATTACCATTTTTTGCTAGCAATTAAACTCTATATATTAATGTTTTGATTATTGCTATGCCATACACACTTCTTTCTTTATTTCTCTTTGTTGAAATAGTTAGGCCATGGCACAACAACAAGAATCATTCAAAGTTATTGAAGTTTGCAATATTGAACCATTTCACGAACCTTCTCAGTCACCAACCTCGCTTCCTTTAACTTTCTTTGATCTTTTATGGTTAAGATTTCCACCAGTTCAACGTCTCTTCTTCTATGAACTCACCAACTCAACCACTTTTTTCTATGATACTCTTCTTCCAAATCTCAAAAACTCTCTTTCACTCACACTTCAACTTTTTCTCCCTCTTTCTGGCCACATAGTTTGGCCTATTGATTCATCAAAACCAATCATTAACTATGTTCGCGGCGATTCGGTTTCCTTTACCGTTGTCGAGTCTAAAGAAAGTTTCCAAGATCTTTCTTCTAATCATTGTGAAGCTTCAAAGAGATATCACTTGATACCTCTTTTGAACATATCACATGAAAAGGCTTCTTTGATTTCAATTCAAGTCACTTTGTTTCCGAACAAAGGTTTTTGCATTGGAATAACCACACACCATGCTGCTTTTGATGGAAAATCTTCAACCAATTTTATGAAATCATGGTCCTATATTACATGTTCTAACCCTAACCTTGAGAATCTAACACCTTGTTTTGATAGATCAGTGATAGAAGATCATTATAATGGAATCAGTGAAGCATATGCTGATGCTTTGATGAATCATTATGGACCAAATAATAAAAGTCTCAAGGTTTGGGAATTTCCTGGTAGGTTGAAAAATGATGCAGTTAAAAGTTTATTTGAATTGTCACCTTCAAATATTCAAAAGCTTAAGAAGCATGCAAAAAATGAGATGAAAACGAATGTTATCAATTTATCAACTTTTTCAGTTACATGTGCTTATGTGATATCAAGTTTAGCAAAAGCAGAAAAACCAAAGGATGAAAAAGTGAATTTCATATTTAGTGTGGATTGTAGAACAAGATTAGAACCTTCAATTTCTTCTATGTATTTTGGAAATTGTATTGCAGGACAAAGGATTGAGCTTGAGACAAAGAAGTTAATTggaaaagatggatttttaaGTGCTTTAGAAGGGATTAATGAAGGTTTGAATAAGGTGAAAACTGGAGTGATGGATGGAGCTGAAAATTGGTTGCATGATATGTTAATTCCTAAGGAGAGTTTTAAACTCTATTCTACTGGTGGATCACCAAGGTTTGAAGTTTATGATATTGATTTTGGATTTGGAAAGCCAAAGAAAGTTGACATGGCTTCAACTGATAAAACAGGTGCATTTTCTCTTAGTGAAAGTAAGAATCATAATGGTGGAATTGAGATTGGTTTGGCTTTGAACAAGAGTGAGATGGAAGCTTTTTCAACCCTTTTTGTTCAAGGTCTTGAATctatttaatgatttaaatattaGTACTATTTTCTTTTGTTGTTATGAATAAATGATAGCTTGCAAATCATTGGGATATTTTTTTATCTTACTAAATTTAAAGATCATAGATATGATTGTAATAATATATGCATCTAGAGAATATGCTAAGCCAAAGAGTACCCTTTGGCATATGCATTTTGTTTGTTGATTCTAATTAGTCAGTGTAGTTTAAGTTTGGTTGTTGGTGATTAATGTTGTAAATGTTAGGATATTAAGTTTGGTCGttttatttaatgttttgttGTCCGTGATTAGTGTTGTTAATTTTTAGATATTGAGTTTGATAGTGTTGTAAATTTTGAAATGGTCGATGcagtttaagttttgttattggtGATTAGTATTGAGAATTTTGAGATATCGAATTTGGTTAGTGTAGTTTAAATTTTGTTGTTGGTGAttagtgttgtaaatgttgagaTATCGAATATGACTAATGTAGGCTAAATTTTGTAGTGTAAATTTTGAGATatcaaatttgatttttaacaatCCTACCAATTTTTTTGTGTGTAAGTCTTTCGAATCCTATTATAGAATCAATGAACTAATCAGATATCGGTGTATccgataaatttatttaatacgatatatattttatttaattataaaataaataataataataataataataataataataataataatataaatttaattttgatatttgaaaataaaaattttgtgtctcaaataaaaataattggtaATTAAAATAAAGTAGATATTTTGCtaatagtgacccgtaaaaaaatataaattttgacaTCAACTATCAACTTCAACTTCAATCAACTATGATGATAGAGTCTTATCTTTCATTGGTAATCGAATCGGGAAGACAGTCAAAGTAGATAAAAAATACTCTCAGTCGAAAAAGAGGCAAGTATGCAAGATTGTGTATTCAATTTGACTTGATAAAACCCCTTATAGCAATGTTCTCCTTAAAAGAAAGACATTATAAGATGGAATATGAAGGACTTCACCTGATTTGCCTTACATGCGGTAGATTTTCTCATTACACTGAAGGATACTTGGAGAAGACACATAAAGTGAATGTTCAAGATAATCAGGGGAAAATGCAGAGGTGACAATTGACGAAGCTAATTCCTTAAAAGTTGGGCAATGGACAATTGTTCAAAAAACTAGGAGAGTGAGGAAGAACAAGATAGATTGCCATAGCGGTTGTCAGGCAGAAAAGAGGAACAGGGTGCAAGCGGTCAAAGGTGTAATCAATGATAGGGCAAAAATCACAGGATCTAGGTTCAATACTCTTAATGAGAAATAAGTTATAAATGCTGGTAATAAGCATAAACCAATCATTAAAGAGACTAATCGTGTGAGGGTTGTGAACAACGTAACAGAAGGAATTGAAATTATGGAGAATTCAAATGAAGAAGTTGGAAAATGACACGTGGAAGgcgagaaaaaaatttaaaaaagaataaaaagcaACCAATTCACTCAGAGAAGCTTGAAATGGTATCCCGAGGAATAATCAAAGAGAGAAGTAAAGGCacgatgaaggatagaaaaacacttagaaaggggggtttgaataagtgtagtcttaaaaactcaaacgataaaaacaatttgcacagttatttttatcctggttcgttgttaactaaactactccagtccacccccacggaatgatttacctcacctgaggatttaatccactaatcgcaacagattacaatggttttccacttagtccgcgactaagtcttctagagtatcctgatcacaacctgatcaatcCAGGAACAAATgtttagacacaagctaagactttcttagagtatcctgaccaccacgtgatcactctaattacaactgcttagacacaagctaagacttcctagagtatcttgatcaacacttgatcactctagttacttacaaattaatgtaatcaaataagagttttacaatgcttctgaaaagctataatcacaacagtgatatttctcttaacgtttaagcttaatctcactaatatattacaacagcaatgtagtgagctttgatgaagatgaagtttctgagctttgatttgaacagcgtttcagcaagttaatattcatagAAATCGTcaagaaattggtaaccttgcttctcatcagaacttcatatttataggcacttgagaagatgaccgttgggagcatttaatgctttgcgtattccgtacagcattgcatttaatgtttcacgcttttgtcaactacctcgagccttgttcacgctgtgtctactgacgttgcctttaatagcttccaacgttccttttgtcagtcagcgtagcctgccacctgtactttcttctgatctgatgtttgtgtatacaatatttgaatatcatcagagtcaaacagcttggtgcatagcatcttcttgtcttctgaccttgaagtgcttctgagcgtgataccatgagaacttcagtgcttctgcttctgatctcaagttcttctgatgcttccatagacccatgttctgattctgccttgaccatcttctgatgtcttgccagaccatgttctgatgttgcatgctgaaccttctgagacaaagcttctgagcgctgatttgtgcatactctctatatatttcctgaaagggaaattcgcaatgtattagagtaccacattatctcacacaaaattcatatccttgttatcatcaaaactaagaatattgatcagaacaaatcttgttctaacaatctccccctttttgatgatgataaaaaacatatataaatgatatgaatttgcgatcagaaagagcagacggctaaagacaaattacacagctatagcataagcatgtgaatatgtctccccctgagattaacaatctccccctgagatgaataatctccccctgaaattaatactagaagaattttataaataaaagacttccctgattatttcggtagagacgttcacagtgcttgatcttcagaacattcatgacttctgatttctgcttccataggacagcttcagaacattgaatttctttagatccttagaacattcacagcttctgattcttgcttccagtggacagcttcagaacttgaatttctttgatcttcaaaacattcacagcttctgacttctgcttccatcggacagcttcagaacttgaatttctttgatcttcagaacatttacagcttctgattcttgcttccatttggacagcttcagaacttgaatttcttcttacatcacttcatgctagattgtatcagaacattgttgaatgtaccagagcatcatcagagcatctctacatcctgaaatgttacagaacaaaactaaacgacaaaagtcagcatgaatgaatcagaacataaaatatgtttcagaacacataatatgtatcagaaccatataagccatatagaatgtatcagaacaaatagacattcagaatcagatcatattctattatcagaatatctgaacattcttccttattgcttctgattctgaagcttcatagcactcagcttgcttcaagaatccaagagcttgattcatcttgttgcttcttatgttgatcttgaatcttcgattcctgtaACAATCACAACTTAAAgtgtagaactttgcaagttctgttagtaaagcaactgattaaatcaaatcatttatcacatatttctccccctttttgtcatatcatcaaaaaacataaaagattcagataaaaacaaaaagaaatacaCGGAAGaaaaggatgattttcattgaagttcaaacagacaagtacagaagtacacgaagagaaggaagacaagatgcacaaaacagatgcagcaaaagcaaaaacaaaacaactaagactcaatctaagatgaccctagccttgacaagatcttggccagcatctcttgaaccccattgttgtgctcattctgcttctctatgaaagctctaaactcagcattgactgagctttgctcatcctggttcttctgaagaacttccagagtccttgcaagacgggaaggttcatcagaagaagcttcacagcttctatccacagggatggcattctgatccgtggcttccatagtcagatcattcacaggattttcctcaacaggaatggtttcatcaacatgatcttcaacatctgcttcttgcatagaagcatcttcatattctgcagccgaaatctcagaatctccattctcaagtgcctgaagaatggcagctagattcctgggggcagaaggaccttcaacttctggtgggtccaacttctggaatgaccaagcttgggtcttccttagaagggttttccctcaaaaagttaaagagggtcttgaaatccccgagcagaactggatattgaggtctccagaccacaatttccctgcaaggattagcttccaatgcagcagccaatcttgcttcttccaattcatccacaaagggcttttcttccaaggtatatcttcctctgagacgagcaaaccagaagtcttcatagcatctcagaattccacgaggccgtggagcagcttctacacaggcttcctgaagttccataaagagagcatctgattttctgcgtaagattctccagaacttccgcatagcgacgtcattcaagccagaactttcaacaattctgagggtgtcaaagatacttctgagattcctctttactttttcaaaaattacaccaatagggtagacaaggcgggattttattttggtttttgaaaaggcagggttggggatgaaataaggttgaggttctctatccaatctataagaagattctgcttcagtatcaaaatctaacactaccacttcagcttcaggaagaggcttgggagtgtagttgcaatcacggagcagctgttcatgtgatgcagaggttggaagatcagaaccactatggttgttttgagaggtagaaggaatgggttcaaagttggcatggggaggaggttgagagatggagatatttgtgtgaggtggaaagagagtttgaaggggtggtatatccagaacaggattgatggtgggtggagaagaaggaatggttacaggagaagacggaggtgtaagaacatggacagttataggtgattctgatgtggctttttctggttcagggataggggcaaccgctattggtgcaacttct includes:
- the LOC131628649 gene encoding phenolic glucoside malonyltransferase 1-like; translated protein: MAQQQESFKVIEVCNIEPFHEPSQSPTSLPLTFFDLLWLRFPPVQRLFFYELTNSTTFFYDTLLPNLKNSLSLTLQLFLPLSGHIVWPIDSSKPIINYVRGDSVSFTVVESKESFQDLSSNHCEASKRYHLIPLLNISHEKASLISIQVTLFPNKGFCIGITTHHAAFDGKSSTNFMKSWSYITCSNPNLENLTPCFDRSVIEDHYNGISEAYADALMNHYGPNNKSLKVWEFPGRLKNDAVKSLFELSPSNIQKLKKHAKNEMKTNVINLSTFSVTCAYVISSLAKAEKPKDEKVNFIFSVDCRTRLEPSISSMYFGNCIAGQRIELETKKLIGKDGFLSALEGINEGLNKVKTGVMDGAENWLHDMLIPKESFKLYSTGGSPRFEVYDIDFGFGKPKKVDMASTDKTGAFSLSESKNHNGGIEIGLALNKSEMEAFSTLFVQGLESI